A window of Armatimonadota bacterium contains these coding sequences:
- the zwf gene encoding glucose-6-phosphate dehydrogenase, producing the protein MPPPCAVVIFGATGDLARRRLIPALYNLARKGQLPAGYAVVGVGRRPVGTEPFREQLRRAVEESTEVPFEPAPWEAFAEHVHYVQSAFDDPQGYARLRTVLEELDRQQGLGGNRLFYLASPPSTYPMVIDHLGAHLMRRGEGPGWVRIIIEKPFGFDLASARALNAKVAEVFDESQVYRIDHYLGKETVQNILIFRFANTIFEPIWSREYVDHVQITVAESIGVEGRGAFYEEAGVVRDMLQNHLMQLLTLVAMEPPISMEADAVRDEKVKVLHAIHLFTPEEVESFAVRGQYGRGAVDGREVPGYREEEGVDPHSQTPTFVAVRFEIDNWRWAGVPFYLRTGKRLPKRVTELAIQFKQPPLLLFRRVGVDELEPNVLALNIQPDEGIALRFSAKVPGQLTRIRPVTMDFNYGTSFGVEEPTAYERLLLDAMVGDRTLFARRDEVEQAWAIVMPLLEVWSQTPAAFPNYWAGTWGPPEAKALIEREGRRWRRL; encoded by the coding sequence ATGCCGCCCCCCTGCGCCGTGGTGATCTTCGGGGCCACCGGCGACCTGGCCCGCCGCCGGCTCATCCCGGCCCTCTACAACCTGGCCCGCAAGGGGCAGCTGCCGGCCGGCTACGCCGTCGTCGGCGTGGGGCGCCGCCCCGTGGGCACCGAGCCCTTCCGGGAGCAGCTGCGTCGGGCCGTGGAGGAGAGCACCGAGGTCCCCTTCGAGCCCGCCCCCTGGGAGGCGTTCGCCGAGCACGTGCACTACGTCCAGAGCGCCTTCGACGACCCCCAGGGCTACGCCCGCCTGCGCACCGTGCTGGAGGAGCTGGACCGGCAGCAGGGGCTGGGGGGCAACCGCCTCTTCTACCTGGCCTCGCCGCCCAGCACCTACCCCATGGTGATCGACCACCTGGGCGCCCACCTGATGCGGCGCGGCGAGGGGCCGGGGTGGGTGCGCATCATCATCGAGAAGCCCTTCGGCTTCGACCTGGCCAGCGCCCGCGCCCTCAACGCCAAGGTGGCCGAGGTCTTCGACGAGTCGCAGGTCTACCGCATCGACCACTACCTGGGGAAGGAGACCGTCCAGAACATCCTGATCTTCCGCTTCGCCAACACCATCTTCGAGCCGATCTGGTCGCGCGAGTACGTCGACCACGTGCAGATCACCGTGGCCGAGTCCATCGGCGTGGAGGGGCGCGGGGCCTTCTACGAGGAGGCCGGGGTGGTCCGCGACATGCTGCAGAACCACCTGATGCAGCTCCTCACCCTGGTGGCCATGGAGCCGCCCATCTCCATGGAGGCGGACGCGGTGCGGGACGAGAAGGTGAAGGTCCTCCACGCCATCCACCTCTTCACCCCCGAGGAGGTGGAGAGCTTCGCCGTGCGCGGCCAGTACGGGCGGGGCGCGGTGGACGGCCGGGAGGTCCCGGGCTACCGCGAGGAGGAGGGGGTGGACCCGCACTCCCAGACGCCCACCTTCGTGGCGGTGCGCTTCGAGATCGACAACTGGCGCTGGGCCGGCGTGCCCTTCTACCTGCGCACGGGGAAGCGCCTGCCCAAGCGTGTCACCGAGCTGGCCATCCAGTTCAAGCAGCCGCCCCTGCTCCTCTTCCGGCGGGTGGGCGTGGACGAGCTGGAGCCCAACGTGCTGGCCCTCAACATCCAGCCCGACGAGGGCATCGCCCTGCGCTTCTCGGCCAAGGTGCCCGGCCAGCTCACCCGCATCCGCCCGGTGACCATGGACTTCAACTACGGCACCTCCTTCGGGGTGGAGGAGCCCACCGCCTACGAGCGCCTCCTGCTGGACGCCATGGTGGGGGACCGCACCCTCTTCGCCCGGCGCGATGAGGTGGAGCAGGCCTGGGCCATCGTCATGCCGCTGCTGGAGGTGTGGTCCCAGACGCCGGCGGCGTTCCCCAACTACTGGGCCGGGACGTGGGGCCCGCCGGAGGCGAAGGCCCTGATCGAGCGAGAGGGACGCCGGTGGCGGCGCCTGTAG
- a CDS encoding glucose-6-phosphate dehydrogenase assembly protein OpcA translates to MSPAVRVRPLVERPRPVPVGAIERELGDLLRTAAEQLGRPVTRARTITLVAFAPGLAEGERLIEVVARTSQRHPARAIILVVDPGAPDLQAAVAAHGTAVGAERQQVVSEQIILRAPRQALGRLTSLVRHLVLPDMPVYLYWPAPVTWDGLLLELLDLADRLVLDSAAFPEGAAGLADVARVVSAPPAPVAVSDLSWGRLTVWRGVTAHFFDPPHTGYLDRIERVRLTHAASSRVQALLYVGWLAGRLLWRVREPFTREAEVWRAVLADPQGDPVTVALHPDATSRLPAGALLLALIVAAGGQATFSIAGTEDRRALLASVTLEDGWTSRRLVPLDAPDEVSLLSAELDVHGHDRVYEESLRALLPLLEPAARRRSGEESTG, encoded by the coding sequence GTGAGCCCGGCGGTGCGCGTGCGCCCGCTGGTGGAGCGCCCGCGGCCGGTGCCCGTGGGTGCCATCGAGCGGGAGCTGGGCGACCTCCTGCGCACGGCCGCCGAGCAGCTCGGGCGGCCGGTCACGCGGGCGCGCACCATCACGCTGGTGGCCTTCGCGCCCGGCCTGGCCGAAGGGGAGCGCCTCATCGAGGTGGTGGCGCGCACCAGCCAGCGCCACCCGGCGCGGGCCATCATCCTGGTGGTGGACCCGGGGGCGCCGGACCTGCAGGCGGCGGTGGCCGCCCACGGGACGGCGGTGGGCGCGGAGCGCCAGCAGGTCGTCTCGGAGCAGATCATCCTGCGGGCGCCGCGCCAGGCCCTCGGCCGGCTGACCAGCCTGGTGCGCCACCTGGTCCTGCCCGACATGCCGGTCTACCTCTACTGGCCGGCGCCGGTCACCTGGGACGGGCTCCTCCTGGAGCTGCTCGACCTGGCCGACCGGCTCGTGCTCGACTCCGCCGCCTTCCCCGAGGGCGCGGCCGGACTGGCCGACGTCGCCCGCGTGGTGAGCGCCCCGCCCGCGCCCGTGGCGGTGAGCGACCTCTCCTGGGGGCGGCTGACGGTGTGGCGCGGGGTGACGGCGCATTTCTTCGACCCGCCGCACACCGGCTACCTGGACCGCATCGAGCGCGTGCGCCTCACCCACGCCGCCTCCTCGCGGGTGCAGGCGCTGCTCTACGTGGGCTGGCTGGCCGGTCGCCTGCTGTGGCGCGTGCGGGAGCCGTTCACGCGGGAGGCGGAGGTCTGGCGGGCCGTGCTCGCCGACCCGCAGGGCGACCCCGTCACCGTGGCCCTCCACCCCGATGCGACCTCCCGCCTCCCGGCCGGGGCGCTCCTGCTGGCGCTGATCGTCGCCGCGGGCGGGCAGGCCACCTTCTCCATCGCCGGGACCGAGGACCGCCGGGCCCTGCTCGCCTCGGTCACGCTGGAGGACGGGTGGACCTCGCGCCGCCTGGTCCCCCTGGACGCGCCCGACGAGGTCTCGCTGCTCTCGGCCGAGCTCGACGTCCACGGCCACGACCGGGTCTACGAGGAGTCGCTGCGCGCCCTCCTCCCGCTCCTCGAACCCGCGGCGCGCCGCCGGTCGGGGGAGGAGAGCACAGGATAG
- the pgl gene encoding 6-phosphogluconolactonase, with translation MAAAALQVLQEEARRAVASRGRFALALSGGRTPRALYHRLAAAGSEALPYDRVEIFWGDERAVPPDHPASNFRLAYEAWLRHVPVPPERLHRIRGEEAPEAAARAYEAELLAVLGDPPALDCVLLGIGEDGHIASLFPGSAALRSARYVEATRAPAPPTWRITLTPRALAPARRVLVLATGRAKAPAVARALGGPGTAAGEGGTGEAADVPAAVLRGLPVLWLLDRAAAALAPGPTRRSLP, from the coding sequence GTGGCCGCTGCCGCACTGCAGGTCCTCCAGGAGGAGGCCCGCCGGGCGGTGGCGTCGCGCGGCCGGTTCGCGCTGGCCCTCTCCGGCGGCCGCACCCCGCGCGCACTCTACCACCGGCTCGCCGCCGCCGGCTCCGAAGCGCTCCCCTACGACCGCGTGGAGATCTTCTGGGGGGACGAGCGGGCCGTCCCGCCCGACCATCCCGCGAGCAACTTCCGCCTGGCCTACGAGGCCTGGCTCCGCCACGTGCCGGTGCCGCCGGAGCGCCTCCACCGCATCCGCGGCGAAGAGGCGCCCGAGGCGGCGGCGCGCGCCTACGAGGCGGAACTGCTCGCCGTGCTGGGCGACCCGCCGGCCCTGGATTGCGTGCTGCTGGGGATCGGAGAGGACGGCCACATCGCCTCGCTCTTCCCCGGGTCGGCGGCCCTGCGCTCCGCCCGCTACGTCGAGGCCACCCGCGCGCCGGCCCCGCCGACGTGGCGCATCACGCTCACGCCCCGCGCGCTGGCCCCGGCGCGGCGCGTCCTCGTGCTGGCGACGGGGCGGGCCAAGGCGCCTGCGGTGGCGCGGGCGCTGGGAGGGCCGGGCACGGCTGCGGGCGAGGGAGGGACCGGGGAAGCGGCGGACGTGCCGGCCGCGGTCCTGCGCGGCCTGCCGGTCCTCTGGCTGCTCGACCGGGCGGCCGCCGCCCTCGCGCCCGGCCCTACTCGGCGCTCCCTGCCGTGA
- a CDS encoding response regulator transcription factor, translating to MAINIVGEAGDGEEAVQKARELAPDIVLMDLKLPRVDGIEATRLIKAESPRVEVIVLSVYEDDEYVFQAIQAGATGYILKDITPENLVRAIRAVYAGQTMIHPGIARKVLERLSYMARERAAGLTRLHSDGLTDREVQILVEMAKGASNKEVAAKLFVSESTVKSHLRTIYRKVGVRDRAQAVAYAIRKGFIR from the coding sequence ATGGCCATCAACATCGTCGGGGAGGCCGGTGACGGCGAGGAAGCGGTCCAGAAGGCGCGGGAGCTTGCCCCCGACATCGTGCTCATGGACCTCAAGCTCCCGCGGGTCGACGGCATCGAGGCCACCCGCTTGATCAAGGCGGAGAGCCCGCGGGTGGAGGTCATCGTGCTCTCGGTCTACGAGGACGACGAGTACGTCTTCCAGGCGATCCAGGCCGGCGCCACCGGCTACATCCTCAAGGACATCACCCCCGAGAACCTGGTGCGGGCCATCCGCGCCGTCTACGCCGGGCAGACGATGATCCACCCCGGCATCGCTCGCAAGGTGCTGGAGCGGCTCTCCTACATGGCCCGGGAGCGTGCGGCCGGGCTGACGCGGCTCCACAGCGACGGCCTGACCGACCGTGAGGTGCAGATCCTGGTGGAGATGGCGAAAGGCGCCAGCAACAAGGAGGTGGCGGCCAAGCTCTTCGTCTCGGAGAGCACGGTGAAGAGCCACCTGCGCACGATCTACCGGAAGGTGGGCGTACGCGACCGGGCGCAAGCGGTGGCCTACGCCATTCGCAAGGGGTTCATCCGCTAG
- a CDS encoding amidase, which yields MTRPGLAELVAAIAAGRRSPVELVDRCLDRIEREDPTLHAFITVTGAAARRLAAAREAEARRGEVRGPLHGVPVAVKDLFDMAGLPTTAGAAVRRTHVAQTTATAVRRLEAAGAVVVGKTNLHEFAFGVTSVNPHFGPAANPHAPDRVAGGSSGGSAAAVAAGHCAAALGTDTGGSIRIPAALCGIVGLKPTFGRVSRHGVVPLAWSFDTVGPLTRTVADAALLFAVLAGADEHDPLTGRWPPPTSGLADPPTRFTVVRLRGPFFDDVEPAVGEAVDRAARHLAAAGGRIVEAPIPEIEAMQAAQTTILFAEAAAYHRRAYPGRLAEYGADVRELLVAGAAIPATAYVEAQRVQALAVRTLGRLLDGAEVCLCAAVPIPAPRIVDVDPQQSDGWRAARAPLSRFTRLFNLTGWPAVAVPAGRTREGLPVAVQLAAAPGREESLLAVAALLERAEPWPLPEV from the coding sequence GTGACGCGCCCCGGGCTGGCCGAGCTGGTGGCGGCCATTGCCGCGGGGCGGCGCTCGCCCGTCGAGCTGGTCGACCGCTGCCTCGACCGCATCGAGCGCGAGGACCCCACGCTGCACGCCTTCATCACGGTGACCGGCGCCGCCGCGCGCCGGCTCGCCGCCGCGCGCGAGGCGGAGGCGCGGCGCGGGGAGGTGCGCGGGCCGCTCCACGGGGTGCCCGTGGCGGTGAAGGACCTCTTCGACATGGCCGGGCTGCCCACCACCGCGGGCGCCGCCGTGCGGCGGACCCACGTGGCGCAGACCACGGCCACGGCGGTGCGGCGGCTCGAGGCGGCGGGGGCGGTCGTCGTGGGCAAGACCAACCTGCACGAGTTCGCCTTCGGCGTCACCTCGGTGAACCCGCACTTCGGCCCCGCCGCCAACCCCCACGCGCCCGACCGGGTGGCCGGCGGCAGCAGCGGGGGGTCGGCGGCCGCGGTGGCGGCGGGGCACTGCGCCGCCGCGCTCGGCACCGACACCGGGGGCTCGATCCGCATCCCCGCGGCGCTGTGCGGGATCGTCGGGCTCAAGCCCACCTTCGGGCGGGTGAGCCGCCACGGGGTCGTCCCGCTGGCCTGGTCGTTCGACACGGTGGGGCCGCTGACGCGCACGGTGGCCGACGCCGCCCTGCTCTTCGCGGTGCTGGCCGGCGCGGACGAGCACGACCCCCTGACGGGCCGCTGGCCGCCGCCGACATCGGGCCTGGCCGACCCGCCGACGCGCTTCACCGTCGTGCGGCTGCGGGGGCCGTTCTTCGACGACGTGGAGCCGGCGGTGGGTGAGGCGGTGGACCGGGCGGCGCGCCACCTGGCCGCGGCGGGCGGCCGGATCGTGGAGGCGCCGATACCCGAAATCGAGGCGATGCAGGCGGCCCAGACCACCATCCTCTTCGCCGAGGCCGCCGCCTACCACCGGCGCGCCTACCCCGGACGCCTGGCCGAGTACGGCGCCGACGTGCGCGAGCTGCTGGTCGCAGGGGCGGCGATCCCGGCCACCGCCTACGTGGAGGCGCAGCGCGTCCAGGCCCTGGCGGTGCGCACGCTGGGACGGCTGCTGGACGGCGCCGAGGTGTGCCTGTGTGCGGCCGTGCCCATCCCGGCCCCCAGGATCGTCGATGTCGACCCGCAGCAGAGCGACGGGTGGCGGGCCGCCCGCGCCCCGCTCAGCCGCTTCACGCGCCTCTTCAACCTCACCGGGTGGCCGGCGGTGGCGGTCCCGGCCGGGCGGACGCGGGAGGGGCTGCCTGTGGCGGTGCAGCTGGCCGCCGCCCCGGGGCGGGAGGAATCCCTGCTGGCGGTGGCCGCCCTCCTCGAGCGGGCCGAGCCCTGGCCCCTGCCGGAGGTGTGA
- the hpaD gene encoding 3,4-dihydroxyphenylacetate 2,3-dioxygenase encodes MTAQAQEQAQAQGQAPTVLRAAHIEYRVTDLERAAAFYIGLLGFVESARDPQRLYLRGYEEWLHHGLVLRRAPAPGVGHLAFRVAGPADLEALADLARREGLPHRWVEGEEAGQGRALRLQDPAGLPLEFFHAMTPVERLLQAYDRYRGPGVMRLDHFNVQVPDVAPLARWYQERLGFRCSELTETEEDPPRLWAIWLHRKQNVHDIALMTGVGPRVHHAGFWMTDTTAVLRACDALAAAGQVAAIERGPGRHGLSNAFFLYLRDPDGNRLELYTGDYLIADPDWPPIRWRLNDPRRATLWGHAPPRSWFDEASPVESVVDGTLLPVHPPVMEDRPRFVPGDEWRHVEQTRALDDPDLLPAPLWCWPP; translated from the coding sequence ATGACGGCGCAGGCGCAGGAGCAGGCACAGGCGCAGGGGCAGGCGCCGACGGTCCTGCGGGCCGCCCACATCGAGTACCGCGTCACCGACCTGGAGCGGGCGGCGGCCTTCTACATCGGGCTGCTCGGCTTCGTCGAGAGCGCCCGCGACCCCCAGCGCCTCTACCTGCGCGGCTACGAGGAGTGGCTGCACCACGGGCTGGTCCTGCGCCGGGCCCCCGCCCCCGGCGTGGGCCACCTGGCCTTCCGCGTGGCCGGGCCCGCCGACCTGGAGGCGCTGGCCGACCTGGCGCGGCGGGAGGGCCTCCCCCACCGCTGGGTGGAGGGGGAGGAGGCGGGGCAGGGGCGGGCCCTGCGGCTGCAGGATCCCGCGGGGCTGCCCCTCGAGTTCTTCCACGCCATGACGCCCGTGGAGCGCCTCCTGCAGGCCTACGACCGCTACCGTGGGCCGGGGGTGATGCGCCTCGACCACTTCAACGTCCAGGTGCCGGACGTGGCGCCGCTGGCGCGCTGGTACCAGGAGCGCCTGGGCTTCCGCTGCTCCGAGCTCACCGAGACCGAAGAGGACCCGCCGCGCCTGTGGGCGATCTGGCTGCACCGCAAGCAGAACGTCCACGACATCGCCCTGATGACGGGGGTGGGGCCGCGGGTCCACCACGCGGGCTTCTGGATGACCGACACCACGGCGGTGCTGCGCGCCTGCGACGCCCTGGCCGCCGCCGGGCAGGTGGCGGCGATCGAGCGCGGCCCGGGCCGCCACGGGCTCAGCAACGCCTTCTTCCTGTACCTGCGCGACCCCGACGGCAACCGCCTGGAGCTGTACACGGGGGACTACCTGATCGCCGACCCGGACTGGCCGCCCATCCGCTGGCGCCTCAACGACCCCCGCCGGGCCACGCTGTGGGGGCACGCCCCGCCGCGCTCCTGGTTCGACGAGGCCTCGCCGGTGGAGTCGGTGGTGGACGGCACCCTGCTGCCGGTGCACCCACCGGTCATGGAGGACCGGCCGCGCTTCGTCCCCGGCGACGAATGGCGGCACGTCGAGCAGACCCGGGCCCTGGACGACCCTGACCTCCTCCCGGCGCCGCTGTGGTGCTGGCCCCCGTGA
- a CDS encoding flavin reductase family protein produces the protein MSELDLTPQHFRRLMGLFATGVTVLAVEAPEGIHGMTANAVTSVSLEPLLVLVCIDRRARMHRHVALGRPYTINILREDQESVSRYFAGSWRAPQPPEFRFRRWTHGPLLVGALGTVGCVMDRLVDGGDHTIVLSRVTGLYAGEPGRPLTFFGGRYRRLRDEEEAARPPADEWTHESVRLYHDAAPWEEAVDEA, from the coding sequence GTGAGCGAGCTCGACCTCACCCCCCAGCACTTCCGCCGCCTCATGGGCCTCTTCGCCACCGGGGTGACGGTGCTGGCGGTGGAGGCCCCGGAGGGCATCCACGGCATGACCGCCAACGCCGTCACCTCGGTCTCGCTGGAGCCGCTCCTCGTGCTGGTCTGCATCGACCGGCGGGCGCGCATGCACCGCCACGTCGCGTTGGGGCGGCCCTACACCATCAACATCCTCCGGGAGGACCAGGAGTCGGTCTCGCGCTACTTCGCCGGGTCCTGGCGGGCGCCGCAGCCCCCCGAGTTCCGCTTCCGCCGCTGGACCCACGGCCCACTCCTGGTCGGGGCGCTGGGGACGGTGGGGTGCGTGATGGACCGCCTGGTGGACGGCGGGGACCACACCATCGTCCTCTCCCGCGTCACCGGCCTGTACGCGGGGGAGCCGGGGCGACCGCTCACCTTCTTCGGCGGGCGCTACCGCCGGCTGCGCGACGAGGAGGAAGCGGCGCGACCCCCGGCCGACGAGTGGACCCACGAGTCGGTCCGCCTCTACCACGACGCGGCGCCCTGGGAGGAGGCCGTCGATGAGGCGTAG